From a region of the Paenibacillus segetis genome:
- a CDS encoding putative quinol monooxygenase produces the protein MIIIHAYLKVNPEVEAEFLESVQELIESSRVEAGNVSYKLLKDTDQDNTYLMVEQWKDEEAVGAHNASSHFQAFVAKAPRYLTAPLHAQAFIAQPINK, from the coding sequence ATGATAATTATTCATGCATATTTGAAAGTAAACCCAGAAGTAGAAGCAGAGTTCCTCGAGTCTGTACAAGAACTTATTGAGTCATCCCGCGTGGAAGCAGGGAATGTGTCTTACAAGCTTCTGAAGGATACTGATCAGGATAACACATATCTTATGGTCGAACAGTGGAAAGACGAAGAAGCTGTAGGGGCTCACAATGCAAGCAGCCATTTTCAGGCGTTCGTAGCTAAAGCTCCAAGATACTTGACAGCTCCGTTACATGCTCAAGCTTTTATAGCTCAACCCATTAATAAATAA